GCAGTATTGCCGCCGAGCGCCTGGACGCCACCGTAACCGGAGGCCCAGGCACTCCAGCGCGCCGGCTCGGCGACGATCACGCCGCGCGGGCCGCGCGCGAGATCGGCCATCTCGGTGACGCTCGCGTTGCGGCCATTGGAATAGGGATCGGTCATCAGGCCGAGGAAGCGGCTCATCACGCCGATGGTCGCGGCTTGAATGCCGGTCGCGGCCTCGCCGGAAGCACCCGACAGGCCTGTCGGCGTCAGCGCACCGAAAACGAGCGGAATGCCACCGGCCGTGTTGAACGAATTCACCAGGGCGCGGGCGACATGGGCCTGATTGACGGTCAGGCCCGTACCGAAGCGCGGCGGAGTGGGACCGCCCGGGTCCGGGCCGCCAGGGTTCGGACCGCCGGGGTTGGGGCCGCCCGGATTGGGACCGCCCGGATCGGGACCGCCCGGATCGGGCCCTCCCGGCACGTAGTTCAGCGTCAGGTCGAGATGGACGCTGGTCGCGTCCTGCTTCAGCGCGACGGTAAAATTGGCCGGCAGGTTGGTGTTGACCGCGCCGGCGAAGGCACCGCTGACCGTGCCGGCGGTGAGGATCGTATAGCGCTTGGTGACATAGGCGCCCGGCGCGTAAGAGGCCGCCACCGTCGCGCCGCCGAGCGTCGCCGTGCCCGACACGTTCACCCGGCCGGAACCGAGCGGCGAGACCTCGACCGCATAGGTCGAACCGGCAGCGAAGGTCAGTCCCCCCTGGACGGTGAGCGTGCCGATCGAATTGCCGGGCGCCAGCGTGCCGCCGGCATGGATGACCGTCTCGCCGACCGTGCCGGTGCCGCCGAGCGTGCCGCCGGCATTGACCGTGACCAGGGGCGAGGCGACGATCGAGCCGTTGACGCTCAGCGTGCCGCCGTCGACCGTCGTCGTTCCGGTATAGCTGTTGGTGCCGGAAAAGATCTGATGGCCGGCACCGGTCTTCACCACCGAGACCCGGCCGCCATCCGCGGAATCGAAGATCGTGCCGGCGAAATCGGCCGTGCCGCTGGGCATGGCCAGGGTGAGCGTGCGATCATCCGGGCCCAAGGCCGCGACCCGCCCGGTCGCGGCACCCGACAAGGAGCGCAGGGTCACCGCCAGCGCATAGGTCGTGTTCAACAGGCCGTCGACGATATGATCGGAATTGGCTGAGAGCGAATCCGGTGCCGCGCCCCAAAGTTGGCCGGTCGCCGTGATATGGGTCCTCCCGCGGTAGCTGTTCGATCCGGCCAGCCAGACGCCGCCCGTCACCGCTCCGCCATTGCCGGTAACGGTCAGCGTGCCGATGCCGTCTCCGTCGGATATGGCCCCGATAATCCCGATCTGACCCGACCCGGCATCCAGCGTGCCACCGCTGCCGGTGACGACCAGACCGTTCGGCAGGGACAGGCTTCCCCCGCCATTGCGCAGCGTGCCGCCGTCGAGCGTGACAAGTCCGGTGCCGGGAGCCGCGCCAGCCTGGAACTCCAGCACGCCGCCGCTGATCGTCGTCCCTCCGGAATAGGTATTGGAGCCCGACAGGACGACCGTCGCCGTACCGGTCTTGATCAGGCTGCCGCTACCAGTGATGGCTCCGGCGATCGTCGTGCCGTTGTCGTGCTGACGCAGCGTGAGCGACGCGCCGCCGGCAATGTCGATGCCGCCCTCCAGCTTGCCTGCCGGCCCCATGGTCAGGCGGCTCGCGCCACCAGTCAGGACGATCGCGCTCGCACGCACCGCACTGTAGCCACTGAGCCCACCGGAAATGGTACCGCTATTGTCGATCGTCAGCGCGCTGCCGGTAATGCCGGCCCCGCCCTCGCCGTAGAAAGGAGACGGGCCATCCAGGGCGAAGGTGCCATTGCCGCCGACGATGCTGCCGCGATTGACGATCGTGGTGCCGTCGGCCTGCACGCCGGCGCCGCCCACGCCCCGTGCCAAGGGGCGGCCTGATGGCGGCAGCGCGCCACTGCCGCCGGCGATCCGCCCGTCGGTGTCGATGCTGCCGCCGGTCGCCTGAACGCCCACCCCGCCGTTGATGATGCTTCCCCCCGACAGCGTCGGCAGACCGCCGGTGCCGCCGGTGATTTCGCCAGTCGCCTTGTTCATGATGGCCGTGCCGTCGGCCTGGATGCCGGCGCCACCGCTGCCAGCCGTGCTCCAGTTTGGACTCCCGCCGGTTCCCCCGAAGATCCTGCCGCTGTTTTCGATGACGCCGCCGCTAGCGATCACGCCGGCACCGGCGCCGCCGCCAGCCGCCCTGCCGCCACCGCCACCACCGGCGCCGCCTTGCAGCAGGCCCGAATTCACGATGCTTCCGCCGGCCTCCAGAACGACCGCCGCGGCGCCGTGCCCGCCGCGGCCGCTGCCGTTCCCGTCCCCACCCACGCCCCCCGTGACCTCTCCCTCGTTGACGAGCCGGCCTGCGCCGCGGAACAGGATGCCGACGCCGGCATCACCCCCGGTGACCGTGCCGGCGCCGCCGGCCCCGCCGGTGATCGTGCCGACGACAGTACCGGTGCTCATCACAGTGATCTTATTGGTGACCACGCTCGTGGGGGCGCCCGGGCCAACGCCGCCCACTTCGATCGCGCTGCCGCCCATGCCGCCATCGATCACATTGCTCGAGGTCGGTTGCCAGCCACCCAGGATCATGCCGGTGTTGACGATCGAGCTGGTCGCGCCGTCGCGCAGAATCACGCCGGCGCCGGCACGACCGGAATGGCCATCGGCCGGCGCGCCCGCAGCACCACCAAAGATGGCCCCCTTGTTGTCGATGCTGGCGCCCCACGCCTCGACCCCGGCGCCGCCGGTCCCGGCAGTCGCGCCCGATCCCGCGCCGCTTTTGACATCGCCGCCGCTGCCGCCCAGGATTCCCATGTCGTTGGTGATCGTGCCGCCGTTAGCCAGCAGCCCGGCGCCCCCCGTGCCGCCAGTTCCACTGCCCGTCATCGCGCCGCCGGCCCCGCCAACCACAAAGCCCTGGTTGAGGATGCTGCCGCCGTCACGGGCGAACAGGCCGGCGCCGCCGCCCGCGCCCATTCCCACCAGGGATGAGGCGCCCGTGCCGCCAGTCGCGCGCCCGCCCGCACTGATGGTGACCGTTCCGCCATCGAGCACCAGGAGCGCCGTACCGCCACCGCCGGACCCCTGGCTCGGCCAGCCAAGCACGATCGCCGCTGCGCCGATTCCGCCACCACCGCCGCTGATGGACCTGTTGTCGGTGACGACCGTGCCGCCGCGCCGCAGCACCAGCCCGGTGCCGCCGCCACCCCCGCCATTGCCCGTACCGTCGGCACCTGCAGCGCCGTTATAGTCCTGCGTCAGGGTCGCGTCGCCTTCGACCGCACCGCCGGCAGCCCCGCCGCCACCGTCGGTAACGCCGGGCGCATAGCCCCCGCCATGGCCACCTGCCGCATCGCCGCCCGGCGAACCATCGGGAATGCCCCCACCCGAGCGCCCGAAGCCGCCGCCGCCGCCACCACCACGGCCGCCGCTCAGGCCATCGGAGCCGTTGCCGCCGCCGCTCTCGATCTGCTGGGCCAGCGCCGGCGCCGCGGCGGCCAGCGTAACGCTCGCCAGCATGAGCGCGACCAGCGAGGCGCGGGACAACAGATGTTTCGGCATGCCTTCGCTCCGGCGCTCGTCCACGGATCGCGCGCCGGGTGCAGATTCTGCGGGCCGCAACCGCCGAAAGCGTAGCGGCGGGCGCCCTGTCTCAAAATACGGCACCTGTCGTATTTCGGCGCGGGGGGAGCTATCAGCCGCGCGGCGGTTGGTCGTGATCGCAGGTTCGCCTTGGGTCCCGGCCTTGCCATGAGGATCGGAAAAGCCCCGCATGGGCGGGATGCTCCTCCGACCGCATTCGGGTGCAGCGGTCGGCAGGAGGCTCGACGGGACGCCTGCGCCGTCATGGCCAGCGGGCCCTGATCGTCTCGGCGATCAGGGCCAGCCAGTTGCGGACCTGCGTGAAGACCAGGAAATCGTCATAGGCCCGCTGCTGGGCGCCGCGGCCGAGCGTCTCGCGCTTCCAGGGATCGCGCAGCAGGCCGTCCAGCGTCGCCGCGATCACGCGCGGATCCTCGGGGTCCGCGACAAGGCATCCGTCGAGATCGGGACGGACCTGCTGCCGCAGGCCCGCGGCCTGCGATCCCATGATGGCCGCATGCTTCCACATGGCTTCCGTCACCGTCAGCCCGAAGCCTTCCTGCAGCGAGTTCTGCACCACGATGTCGGAGCAGCGCTGCAGGGCATTGACCAGCAGCGCATTGTATTTCTGCGAACTCATCGGCAGCACGACGATCGCGATGTCGTCCTGCAGGTCCGGCGCCAGGGCGGCATAGGCCCTGCGCAGTTCCTCCAGCACCTCCTTGCCTTCGGGATCGTCCTGGATCGATGCCGGATCGGGGCCCGCTAGGACCAGCCGGGCGAGCTCCAGCGTGCGCCGATGCCCGTCGCGCAGGCCGTTCCTGCCGGCAAGATCGCGCTTCAGCGCCGCGAAACCCTCCATCAACGGCAGGAACCCCTTCAACCGGTCCCAGCGCGAGACCTGGGTCACGATCGGCCGATGGAGCAGGCCGATATCCTCGGGTT
This portion of the bacterium YEK0313 genome encodes:
- a CDS encoding Extracellular serine protease precursor; translation: MPKHLLSRASLVALMLASVTLAAAAPALAQQIESGGGNGSDGLSGGRGGGGGGGFGRSGGGIPDGSPGGDAAGGHGGGYAPGVTDGGGGAAGGAVEGDATLTQDYNGAAGADGTGNGGGGGGTGLVLRRGGTVVTDNRSISGGGGGIGAAAIVLGWPSQGSGGGGTALLVLDGGTVTISAGGRATGGTGASSLVGMGAGGGAGLFARDGGSILNQGFVVGGAGGAMTGSGTGGTGGAGLLANGGTITNDMGILGGSGGDVKSGAGSGATAGTGGAGVEAWGASIDNKGAIFGGAAGAPADGHSGRAGAGVILRDGATSSIVNTGMILGGWQPTSSNVIDGGMGGSAIEVGGVGPGAPTSVVTNKITVMSTGTVVGTITGGAGGAGTVTGGDAGVGILFRGAGRLVNEGEVTGGVGGDGNGSGRGGHGAAAVVLEAGGSIVNSGLLQGGAGGGGGGRAAGGGAGAGVIASGGVIENSGRIFGGTGGSPNWSTAGSGGAGIQADGTAIMNKATGEITGGTGGLPTLSGGSIINGGVGVQATGGSIDTDGRIAGGSGALPPSGRPLARGVGGAGVQADGTTIVNRGSIVGGNGTFALDGPSPFYGEGGAGITGSALTIDNSGTISGGLSGYSAVRASAIVLTGGASRLTMGPAGKLEGGIDIAGGASLTLRQHDNGTTIAGAITGSGSLIKTGTATVVLSGSNTYSGGTTISGGVLEFQAGAAPGTGLVTLDGGTLRNGGGSLSLPNGLVVTGSGGTLDAGSGQIGIIGAISDGDGIGTLTVTGNGGAVTGGVWLAGSNSYRGRTHITATGQLWGAAPDSLSANSDHIVDGLLNTTYALAVTLRSLSGAATGRVAALGPDDRTLTLAMPSGTADFAGTIFDSADGGRVSVVKTGAGHQIFSGTNSYTGTTTVDGGTLSVNGSIVASPLVTVNAGGTLGGTGTVGETVIHAGGTLAPGNSIGTLTVQGGLTFAAGSTYAVEVSPLGSGRVNVSGTATLGGATVAASYAPGAYVTKRYTILTAGTVSGAFAGAVNTNLPANFTVALKQDATSVHLDLTLNYVPGGPDPGGPDPGGPNPGGPNPGGPNPGGPDPGGPTPPRFGTGLTVNQAHVARALVNSFNTAGGIPLVFGALTPTGLSGASGEAATGIQAATIGVMSRFLGLMTDPYSNGRNASVTEMADLARGPRGVIVAEPARWSAWASGYGGVQALGGNTAIGSHGTSTSIYGSAFGADYRVSTDTVIGFALGAAGTSYRLGQGLGGGSSDVFQIGLYGRHQIGAAYVAAALAYGWQDVTTERRFMGDRLTGRFTANAVSGRIETGYRFAAGFAGLTPYAAGEVVSLSTAGYRERVTSGSGLFALDYAGRSATAWRTELGLRADKAIRIGEAELTLRGRLAWAHNVNPNAIVSAAFTSLPAAGFVVQGAREAPNALLTSVGAELKWTNGWSAAATFEGSFSGRGSSYAGRGTLRYQW